Below is a window of Quercus robur chromosome 6, dhQueRobu3.1, whole genome shotgun sequence DNA.
GATGTGTGATGCGAATATCATATATTATAGCCTTTTCAACAAGCATCATAGttgttatcaaaaaataaaaaataaaaaaatcatcatcatagttttttttttttttttttcattaaaatccgGAAAGGAAATCTTGAGAATTTGCTGagagattataaatttatttatttattgaccAGTCCGCGTAGCAACAGAGCATTAAACATGAATGGACCGCATGCGTGATTAAAGGCGCATGAAAGGGTCTGATATgtactttcaagtttcaaagcATTGAATCAATCATGAAAAATGCCTGCCTCCTCATTGGTTCACAAAAAAAGTTTGAGTGATGTTACTGTGATATAATTAAGCATcttttgattcttaaaaaaaaaaaaaaaaaccatcttcttcttccaatatatatatatatatatataattaagcaTCCAATTAATTTAATAAGGAATAAAGTTGTGGACACAACattctcacaatatttttctaaCAAAACTTAGGTATTGGGAGCATTTGTATcagaaaaatgcaaaatagaAGAATGTATCAATTTTACACATTCAAGCTCCAAAATTATCCACATTAATCAAgataaaatgtgtaaatttgcaaaattgttgtttattatgtaaatttatactaacactatttattttgcatttaattttttattttcctttacgTATCTTGAAGATGAAGTAAATGAATGGATGATAATTGTTGTTTgcgaagaaagagaaacaattaaaaaaaattaaaaaataaaattttaataaaatgtagtataaaataaataatctgatgtgagatgttttgaaaagtgagtatataaaataaaaaagtaggttcttatgctaaaatagacataatttttttgcacgAGTTGATATGAATACTCTAAACTTAGCAAAAAAGTTATATCAACTGTGGATTCAGACAAAAACCAGTAATAATTTATCACTTAAGTTTTATTGCGAAGCTATTatgtttttttcccctaataTGTGAAGCTATTGTGTTTGTAACTTGTAATGTCTTACATAAAActactttttaattaattaagaagAAATGAAGGCATGTTAAAACCCTCTTCTCTTTCCCTTGCGtgtgtttatttaaaaaaaaaaaaaataagtaattgtttcacattttttaagAGAGTATGTTGAGTATAGTATAACTTGTACTATCTTCCTTTAAAAATTAtcatggtttttgatttttgattggaATTGTAGTGTGTCTTTGtattagtttcttaaaaaagaaaaaagaaaaaagaaaaagaagaggaagaagggtAATTTAGTCATTATGAATATTCTCATTTTCCCTCTCATATCCATCGCTTTTTTTGATTTCCCTCtccttttaaaataatttaaaaattaaaaaagtcaGAAAAACAAGGAAACCATATCTAATATCAGTATCTTTAGCCACGTAATCTGCGCCGTCGGATAGGAACAAGTGACCTAAGCACTAATTGGCCCACTCCCCCAGCGGTAAAATCTGGCCAATGAAAGAAAGACACGTACGCATACCCCCAAATGTAATACTATGTTTTCTtcggtttttttgttttttagcaaACTGTTGCTAGAAAATTTTGGCGGGCAAATTCGTGAATTTCAAATAAAGACCAAACCCTAGCGTCCCTCtcgtttctctctcttcctctctctctttctctctctaccagctctctctctctctctctctcttctctcaaatTTTCTCTGTGATTTTCTCCAGGGTTTCGCCTCGAAATCCATGCTGTTATGAGGTTAGTGCTTCTCCGATTTTCTCGCTTTGATACGATTTTGGGATTATATTTTCTCGTTTCTGTTTTGTTCCGATCTCTGACGAGCTTTGATTTCTGCGGTCTTATGTTGTGTCTTTCGCTTCCGATTTTAGTCCAACTCTCGGGTTTTCGGGATTGCAATCGAATTCTTCTTAGGGTTTTATGATGAGTTTTAGGGTTTCTGATGAATTTTAGGGTTTCGTGATTGCAGAGAAATGAATTGAAGATCGCTGTGGAGATTCTTTCTCCATTTATTATGTAAGCATCGTTATACTCATTTAAGCTTATTTGTTTTCTATAAGTTTCAAATAGTTCATTTCTGTGAGCAATGTTAGGGTTTtgcttattatttatttaattttgtgtgctatatttttaatttgttgcatTATGTTTATCTGAATATGGAagattctttttgaatttttatgttttcaggtttaatttaattggtagttgattaaattcaaaattgaagatTTTTGGAATTAAAGAACAAAATGGGCAAAGTTTCCCCAAAAGAAAGGGAATCGAAGAATTCTAAACATAAAAAGCGGTTACGGGGTTCGAGCAACAAGTATTTGAAGCCAGGTACTCTTGCTCAGCTTCGGTACAGCAAGGCTTCGGCGGCCAGGTCTTGTACCGATCTTGGGAGGAAAAGGGTGGCTGTGTTGGATACCAAGAAGTCGGAGAGTAATCTGGCTCTTGAAGATAGTGTTATTGATAGAAGTCCTCTAATGCTGTCTCCTGGGAATTTGGTTAGGGAGAGCAGTTTACTAGGAACACCCAAGGTTATCGATAAAAGCCCTTTAATGCTGTCCCCGGTGAATTTGATTAAGCAGGGCAGTTTCTTTGGAACGCCAAAGGTTATCGATAAAAGCCCTTTAATGCTGTCTCCCGCGAATTTCGTTAGGCAGAACAGTTTCCTAGGAACACCCAAGACACCTCGAGTTGAAGATTGCATGTCTGAGTCACGACTGGAGTCACTTCCAATGGATTTGCTGGTA
It encodes the following:
- the LOC126690560 gene encoding F-box protein At4g35930, which codes for MGKVSPKERESKNSKHKKRLRGSSNKYLKPGTLAQLRYSKASAARSCTDLGRKRVAVLDTKKSESNLALEDSVIDRSPLMLSPGNLVRESSLLGTPKVIDKSPLMLSPVNLIKQGSFFGTPKVIDKSPLMLSPANFVRQNSFLGTPKTPRVEDCMSESRLESLPMDLLVKILCHLHHDQLRAVFHVSQRIRKAVVIARQFHFNYTTPDRSRQEMLRTVTPQPTEHWPFVSKGDGKGIWMPSPHTPKAPRHGPRPPSRLKFSEMRQVAAVLFPESAFPSRCMVPSALPKPLCKSLASNRVLFYEDELCQAVAQNKLR